In Cryptomeria japonica chromosome 10, Sugi_1.0, whole genome shotgun sequence, a genomic segment contains:
- the LOC131076915 gene encoding cytochrome P450 734A1-like yields the protein MEWVFWGLAAFCAGLVCFLLKIATTIWWKPLQMKKFFEAQGISGPPYRLFYGNSTDIARMTDEQKSKPMTLSHDIFPRVFPYLHQCNRKYGQDFIYWFGPNARLIVPHPELIKEILSTKFGNYPKPPTDPLARQLLGKGLVGLKGEKWAQHRRIINPAFHMDLLKGMIPTIVKSGANMLDGWSKLILSGASEIDVQKEFHDLTADVISRTAFGSSFTEGKHIFEMQTKQMILAVDAFRSVYIPGFRFLPTAKNRQRWIVEKEIRRSLRQIIDARERTDITEKSGGYGADLLGLMMSESKEQGRVNVQSNGSLSTEEIIDECKTFYLAGHETTSVLLTWSIILLGIHQDWQERGRREVMEVCGKNNYPDADSLSRLKTVGMIINEVLRLYPPLARMLRMAREPMKLGRLSIPAGTQLEIPILAIHHDPALWGDDANDFNPGRFNEGIAKAAKHPMAFMPFGAGPTICVGQNFAALEAKSVLAMILQKFSFVTSPSYTHAPMRLPALKPQYGAQVIFRME from the exons ATGGAGTGGGTATTTTGGGGTTTGGCGGCCTTTTGTGCTGGTTTAGTTTGCTTTCTGCTCAAGATTGCAACAACGATATGGTGGAAGCCTCTGCAAATGAAAAAGTTCTTTGAAGCTCAAGGAATCAGTGGCCCTCCATACAGGCTATTCTATGGGAATTCTACAGATATAGCAAGAATGACCGATGAGCAGAAGTCCAAACCCATGACACTCTCACATGACATATTCCCTCGAGTTTTTCCCTATTTACATCAGTGCAACAGAAAATATG GTCAGGATTTTATTTACTGGTTTGGGCCGAATGCCAGGTTGATTGTTCCCCACCCCGAGCTTATTAAGGAGATATTGTCCACTAAATTTGGCAACTATCCAAAGCCTCCTACTGATCCCCTTGCAAGACAACTGTTGGGAAAGGGACTTGTGGGTTTGAAAGGTGAGAAATGGGCTCAGCACAGGAGAATCATCAATCCTGCTTTCCATATGGATCTCTTGAAG GGGATGATTCCAACTATTGTTAAAAGCGGTGCCAATATGTTGGATGGATGGAGTAAATTGATATTGTCAGGTGCATCGGAAATTGATGTGCAAAAGGAGTTCCACGACCTCACGGCAGATGTTATTTCCCGCACAGCATTTGGAAGCAGTTTTACAGAGGGAAAGCATATCTTTGAAATGCAGACCAAACAGATGATTCTTGCAGTTGACGCATTTCGCAGTGTTTATATTCCAGGTTTCAG GTTTCTTCCTACTGCGAAGAATAGGCAACGTTGGATTGTGGAGAAAGAAATAAGAAGATCCTTAAGACAAATTATAGATGCCAGGGAAAGGACTGATATAACAGAAAAATCAGGTGGATATGGTGCCGATCTGCTTGGTTTGATGATGTCTGAGAGCAAGGAGCAGGGGAGAGTCAATGTACAAAGTAATGGAAGCCTGAGTACAGAGGAAATCATTGATGAATGCAAGACTTTCTACCTTGCTGGTCATGAAACCACATCAGTACTGTTGACATGGAGTATAATACTGTTGGGCATACATCAAGATTGGCAAGAGCGAGGTCGCAGAGAAGTGATGGAAGTATGTGGAAAAAACAATTACCCAGATGCAGACAGCTTAAGTCGCCTCAAAACT GTGGGAATGATCATAAATGAGGTCTTAAGACTTTATCCACCTCTAGCGCGTATGTTGCGAATGGCACGTGAGCCAATGAAACTTGGAAGGCTCTCAATTCCAGCAGGCACTCAACTTGAGATTCCCATCCTGGCAATTCACCATGATCCTGCTTTGTGGGGAGACGATGCCAATGATTTCAACCCAGGGCGATTCAATGAAGGAATTGCAAAGGCTGCAAAGCATCCAATGGCATTCATGCCCTTTGGTGCAGGTCCAACTATATGTGTGGGTCAGAATTTTGCGGCGTTGGAAGCAAAAtcagttttggctatgattctgcaAAAATTTTCTTTTGTGACTTCACCTTCTTATACTCATGCTCCTATGCGTTTACCTGCGCTGAAACCTCAATATGGAGCTCAGGTTATCTTCCGCATGGAATAA
- the LOC131076900 gene encoding 11-oxo-beta-amyrin 30-oxidase-like, translating to MIINEALILYPSAVHLLRMARDSMKLGRLSIPAGTHLELPILAIHHDPALWGNYAKDFNPGWFSEEIAKAAKHLMASMHFGAGPTICVGQNFALLEAKLVLAMILQKNSFVISHSYAPMFSPTLIRQYGAQVIFRMHISENSTA from the coding sequence atgatcataaatgaggccTTGATACTTTATCCATCTGCAGTGCATCTGTTACGAATGGCTCGCGACTCGATGAAACTTGGAAGGCTCTCAATTCCAGCAGGCACACACCTTGAGCTTCCCATACTGGCAATTCACCATGACCCTGCATTGTGGGGAAATTATGCCAAAGATTTCAACCCAGGGTGGTTTAGTGAAGAAATTGCAAAGGCTGCAAAGCATCTAATGGCATCCATGCACTTTGGTGCAGGTCCAACTATTTGTGTGGGCCAAAATTTTGCCTTGTTGGAAGCAAAATTAGTTTTGGCCATGATTCTACAAAAAAATTCTTTTGTGATTTCCCATTCTTATGCTCCTATGTTTTCACCTACTCTGATTCGTCAATACGGAGCTCAGGTTATCTTCCGCATGCACATTTCTGAGAATAGTACTGCCTAG